A region of the Anaerolineales bacterium genome:
TCCGGCGTTTGCCGGGGATCCCGTGGACCAGCTCCTCGTTGACCGAGACGCAGGTCACCGCCGGGTAAGGCGGCTGGCCGTACCCCAGGAAGGCGGGCTGCGCACCGTGTTTTTTTAAGAGTTCCGCCGCGGCCTCGTCGACGTCGGCTGTGGTCGCCCCCGGACGGATCGCCGCTTTGGCGGCGGCGAGCGCCAGGGCGTTCACCCGCCCGGCCTCGCGCATGATCGCCAGCTCGCGTTTGGATTTCAGCGTGATGCCGCGCAACGGGGCCATACCGGTGGGTCAGGCGACCGAGGCCAGCAGGTCGCGGGTCACCCCGTCGATCGGCCCCGCCCCGTCGATCTCCGCCAGGATCCCCTTGCGGCGGTAATACTCGATCAGCGGCGCGGTCTGTTCGAAATAAACCCGGATCCGGTTTTTCACCGTCTCCGCCTTGTCGTCCTCCCGCTGGTACAGCTCCGACCCGTCCACATCGCAAATTCCGGCGATCCGAGGCGGGTTGAATTTTTCGTGGTAGACGTGCCCGCCGGCGCGGCACGACCAGCGCCCGCTCAACCGGTCGATCAGCACCTGGGCGTCAACCTTGATGTAGGGCACTCGGCGCACCGCCCCCAGCTGCGAATCGGCCAGGAACCGATCCAAGGCTTCGGCCTGCGGGACCGTCCGCGGAAAGCCGTCCAGGATCGCCCCTTTGGCACAATCCGAATTCTTCATCCGCTCGCGGATCATCGCAATCGTGACATTGTCCGGCACCAGCTCCCCGCGCTGCATGTAGCCCTGGGCCAGGACGCCCAGCTCCGTCTTGCGCGAGAGGTGCTCCCGGAACAGGTCGCCGGAGGAGATGTGCGCCAGGCCCAGCTTCTGGCTGAGCACCTTTGCCTGGGTGCCTTTTCCGGCCCCGGGCGGACCAAGGAGGACGATTAATTCGGCCATCTCATTTCACCAACAAGGATTCGTCGTACCCGCGCAGCTTCAGCTCCGCTTCGAGCGTGAAATACAGTTCGCGGACGACGCCCACGACGATCAACAAGCCCGACGAGGTGATCAACAGCTGGCTGCGCTGCGATCCCAGATCGACGATCAGCCCGACCAGGAACGGCAGGATGGCCACCAACCCCAGGAAGAACGCGCCGGGGAAGGTGATCCGCCGCATCACCCGGGTCAGGTATTTTTGCGTGGCTTCGCCCGAAGTCACGCCGGGGATCTGCGCTCCGCTGCGGCGCAGGTTTTCGGCGAAGTTGGCCTGGGTGAACTGCACGT
Encoded here:
- a CDS encoding adenylate kinase, which produces MAELIVLLGPPGAGKGTQAKVLSQKLGLAHISSGDLFREHLSRKTELGVLAQGYMQRGELVPDNVTIAMIRERMKNSDCAKGAILDGFPRTVPQAEALDRFLADSQLGAVRRVPYIKVDAQVLIDRLSGRWSCRAGGHVYHEKFNPPRIAGICDVDGSELYQREDDKAETVKNRIRVYFEQTAPLIEYYRRKGILAEIDGAGPIDGVTRDLLASVA